The Mauremys mutica isolate MM-2020 ecotype Southern chromosome 1, ASM2049712v1, whole genome shotgun sequence genome has a segment encoding these proteins:
- the MEST gene encoding mesoderm-specific transcript homolog protein, with protein sequence MKEWWIQVGLLSVPLLAVYLHIPPPKLSPALHSWRASGRYFTYKTQNIFYRDSSGALGSSDIVVLLHGFPTSSYDWYKIWEGLTQRFHRVIALDFVGFGFSDKPRPHRYSIFEQANIVEGLLGHLGLRNQRINLLSHDYGDTVAQELLHRYEHNKTGCVLINSLCLSNGGIFPETHYPRFIQKILKDGGLLSPIITRLMNYYFFSRGLGAVFGPYTQPSAAEYWDMWTAIRTNDGNLVVDSILQYINQRKKHRDRWVGALTSTSVPLHLIYGPLDPVNPYPEFLQLYRKVLPMSTISVLDDHISHYPQLEDPMGFLNAYLNFINSF encoded by the exons ATGAAAGAGTGGTGGATTCAGGTGGGGCTGCTGAGCGTACCCCTCCTTGCTGTCTACTTGCACATCCCTCCGCCTAAGCTGTCCCCAGCCCTTCACTCATGGAGGGCATCAGGAAGGTATTTCACATACAAGACCCAAAACATCTTTTATAGAG ATTCATCAGGCGCACTCGGCAGTTCAGATATTGTGGTTCTGTTACACGGCTTCCCAACCTCCAGCTACGATTGGTACAAG ATTTGGGAAGGGCTGACCCAGCGATTTCACAGAGTGATTGCTCTGGATTTTGTAGGATTCGGTTTCAGTGACAAGCCT AGGCCCCATCGCTATTCCATTTTTGAGCAGGCCAACATCGTCGAGGGGCTGCTGGGGCACCTGGGTCTCCGAAATCAGAGGATCAACCTCCTGTCTCATGACTATGGAGACACAGTTGCACAGGAACTGCTCCACAG GTATGAACACAATAAAACTGGATGTGTCCTGATCAACAGCCTCTGTTTATCCAATGGAG GTATTTTCCCAGAAACTCATTACCCCCGGTTCATTCAGAAG ATTCTCAAGGATGGTGGCCTACTGTCCCCCATCATCACGCGGCTAATGAACTACTACTTCTTCTCCAGAGG ACTTGGGGCAGTCTTTGGTCCGTATACACAGCCTTCAGCGGCGGAATACTGGGACATGTGGACAGCAATCCGGACCAATGATGGAAACCTTGTTGTTGACAG TATTTTACAGTATATAAATCAAAGAAAGAAGCACAGAGACCGTTGGGTTGGGGCTCTGACATCCACCTCTGTTCCAT TGCATCTAATCTATGGGCCCTTGGATCCTGTGAATCCATATCCAGAGTTTCTTCAGCTCTACAG GAAAGTGCTTCCTATGTCTACCATCTCTGTTCTGGATGACCACATTAGCCACTATCCACAGCTTGAAGATCCTATGGGCTTCCTGAATGCATATTTGAACTTCATCAACTCCTTCTGA